AGCTGCGCGCCCGCGCCGGCCTGCGCCGTGAGCTCCGGCCCAGGTCCGCGGGGGACACGCTGATAGATCTGGCCGGCAACGACTACCTCGGCCTCGCCGTCCACCCCGCGGTGATCGACGCGGCAGTGCAAACCCTGCGGGGGTACGGGCTGGGCGCGACCGGCTCCCGGCTGGTCCGCGGCACCACCGACCTGCACGAGCGCCTGGAGGCGGCACTCGCCGACTGGATGGGCGCCGATTTCGCCCTCGTCTACTCCTCCGGCTACCTCGCCAACCTCGGCGCCATCCGCGGCCTGGCCCTGCCGGGGACCCGGATCGTCATCGACGAGTTCGCCCACGCGTCGCTGCTGGACGGGGTACGCCTGTCGGGGATGGAGAGCCGCACCTATCGCCACGCCGACGCCGCCGACGCCGATCGGATTCTCGGCGAGTGCTCGCGCGCCGGTGACGGCCGACTGCTGCTGATCACCGAGTCGGTCTTCTCCGTCGACGGGGACCTCGCCGACCTCGCCGAGCTGCACCGGGTCGCCCGGGCGCACCGGGCGGTCCTGCTCGTCGACGACGCGCACGGGCTCGGCGTGATCGGCCCGCGTGGTGCCGGTGGTGTCGTGGGGGCCGGGATCGCGGGGGAGCCCGACGTCGTCGTCACGGCCACCCTCTCCAAGGCGCTCGGCGGGGCCGGTGGCGTGATCGCCGGTGCGTCCGGGCTCCGGCAGCATCTCGTCGACACCGGGCGTACCTTCATCTTCGACACGGCCCTGCCGCCCGCGACCGCGGCGGGCGTGGCGGCGGCGCTGGAGCTGGCCCGGTCGGCGGATGGCGGCGCGCGGCGCGACATCCTCGCGGCGCGGCGGTCGCGGCTCACCGGGCTCTTCGGCGCGGTGACCGACGGCGGGGTCTTCCCGATCCCGGCCGAGAGCGCCGAGGCCGCCCTGGCCTGGGCGAATGCCTGCCACGAGCGCGGTGTGGCGGTGGGCTGCTTCCGGCCGCCGTCGACACCGGACCACATCTCCCGGCTGCGGCTCACCCTCAACGCGGGTGTGTCCGAGGCGGATTTCGAACTGGCACTGCAGACGATCCAGGAGACCAGATGAGGCCGCTGACCGGACCGGTGATCGTCACGGGGACCGACACCGGGGTGGGCAAGACCGTCGTGACCGCCGCGATCGCCGCGGCGGCCGCCTCGGCCGGGCTGCGCGTCGCGGTGATCAAACCAGCCCAGACGGGTACGGACCTGGAGGAGGAGACGGATGCGGAGACGGTGACCCGGCTCGCCTCCCCGGCGACGGTCCGCACCATCTCCGATTACCCCGACCCGCTGGCACCGCTCGCCGCCGCCCGGGTCTCGTCGCTGCTCCCGCTCGGGCTGGGCCTGGTCGTCTCGGAGGTCTCGGCGGAGGCGGCGAAGCACGACCTGACCCTGATCGAGGGCGCGGGCGGCCTGCTGGTGCCGATGGGCCTCACCCCGGCCGGGGAGCCCTGGCACATCGCAGACCTCGCGGTCGAGCTCGGTGCGCCGGTGATCGTCGTGGCCCGGGCCGGGCTCGGCACGCTCAACCACACCGCGCTGACCCTGGAGGCGCTCGACCGCCGCGAGATCCCCTGCTGCGTGGTGATCGGCGCGTGGCCGGAGGAGCCCGCGGTCGTGCACCTGACCAACCTCGCCGACCTGCCCGGACGCCTCGTCGGCGTGGTGCCCGAGGGGTCCGGCGGGATGGACGGCCGGATCTTCCAGCGATCGGCGGCGGGCTGGCTCGCGCCGGTGCTCTATGGGACGCTCGACGACGTGCGCTCGTTCGCCGACGAGATCGAATAACGTTAGAGGACCGGGCGTGATCTGACTGGTGCGCAATCGGGATCTGATCAGTACGATCCACCGGAGATCCCTCAAAGCCCAACGGAGCACGATGAAAAGGCGCACCTGGTCGATCCGGACGCGGATCCTGA
This portion of the Allocatelliglobosispora scoriae genome encodes:
- a CDS encoding 8-amino-7-oxononanoate synthase, with translation MTDLLRVLARKAELRARAGLRRELRPRSAGDTLIDLAGNDYLGLAVHPAVIDAAVQTLRGYGLGATGSRLVRGTTDLHERLEAALADWMGADFALVYSSGYLANLGAIRGLALPGTRIVIDEFAHASLLDGVRLSGMESRTYRHADAADADRILGECSRAGDGRLLLITESVFSVDGDLADLAELHRVARAHRAVLLVDDAHGLGVIGPRGAGGVVGAGIAGEPDVVVTATLSKALGGAGGVIAGASGLRQHLVDTGRTFIFDTALPPATAAGVAAALELARSADGGARRDILAARRSRLTGLFGAVTDGGVFPIPAESAEAALAWANACHERGVAVGCFRPPSTPDHISRLRLTLNAGVSEADFELALQTIQETR
- the bioD gene encoding dethiobiotin synthase: MRPLTGPVIVTGTDTGVGKTVVTAAIAAAAASAGLRVAVIKPAQTGTDLEEETDAETVTRLASPATVRTISDYPDPLAPLAAARVSSLLPLGLGLVVSEVSAEAAKHDLTLIEGAGGLLVPMGLTPAGEPWHIADLAVELGAPVIVVARAGLGTLNHTALTLEALDRREIPCCVVIGAWPEEPAVVHLTNLADLPGRLVGVVPEGSGGMDGRIFQRSAAGWLAPVLYGTLDDVRSFADEIE